One genomic region from Ochotona princeps isolate mOchPri1 chromosome 5, mOchPri1.hap1, whole genome shotgun sequence encodes:
- the CXCR2 gene encoding C-X-C chemokine receptor type 2 — protein sequence MQEYVLENYLSEDFFSDFSNYSYSTDLPPDVQEFTPCWPEALDTNGYVVVVMYTVVFLLSLLGNSLVMLVILYSRSTCSVTDVYLLNLAIADLLFALTLPIWATSKVKGWIFGTALCKVVSLLKEVNFYSGILLLACISMDRYLAIVHATRTWIQKRHLVKFVCLSMWGLSLILSLPMLLIRKTVYTSSSSPVCYEDVGNNTTMWRLVLRVLPQTFGFVIPLLVMLFCYGFTLCTLFKAHMGQKHRAMRVIFAVVLIFLLCWLPYNLVLLADTLMRTQMIEETCARRNDIDRALEATEILGFLHSCLNPIIYAFIGQKFRYGLIKILATHGFISKEFLAKESRPSFVASSSGNTSTTH from the coding sequence ATGCAAGAGTATGTCTTGGAGAATTACCTGTCTGAAGATTTCTTCAGTGATTTTAGTAACTATAGTTACAGCACTGATCTGCCTCCTGATGTGCAAGAATTTACCCCATGCTGGCCGGAAGCCTTAGACACCAACGGTTATGTTGTGGTTGTCATGTACACTGTGGTGTTCCTGCTGAGCCTGCTGGGAAACTCCCTGGTGATGCTGGTCATATTGTACAGCCGGAGCACCTGCTCAGTCACTGATGTCTACCTACTGAACCTGGCCATAGCTGATCTCCTCTTTGCCTTGACCTTGCCCATCTGGGCTACCTCCAAGGTGAAAGGCTGGATTTTTGGAACAGCCCTGTGCAAGGTGGTCTCACTCCTGAAGGAGGTCAATTTCTACAGTGGGATCCTGCTGCTGGCCTGCATCAGTATGGACCGCTACCTGGCGATTGTCCATGCTACACGCACCTGGATCCAGAAGCGCCACTTGGTCAAGTTCGTATGCTTAAGCATGTGGGGACTGTCTCTGATTCTGTCCCTGCCCATGTTACTGATCCGTAAAACCGTCTACACATCCAGTTCCAGCCCGGTCTGCTATGAGGATGTGGGTAACAACACGACAATGTGGCGCTTGGTGCTTCGAGTTCTGCCCCAGACCTTCGGCTTTGTCATTCCCCTGCTGGTCATGCTGTTCTGCTATGGGTTCACCCTGTGCACGCTGTTCAAGGCCCACATGGGGCAGAAGCACCGGGCCATGCGGGTCATCTTTGCTGTGGTGCTCATCTTCCTGCTCTGTTGGCTGCCCTACAACCTGGTCCTGCTCGCAGACACCCTCATGAGGACCCAAATGATTGAGGAAACATGTGCACGTCGCAATGACATAGACCGGGCCCTGGAGGCCACAGAGATTCTAGGCTTCCTGCACAGCTGCCTCAATCCCATCATCTATGCCTTCATTGGCCAAAAGTTTCGCTATGGACTCATCAAGATCCTGGCCACCCATGGCTTCATCAGCAAGGAGTTCCTGGCCAAGGAGAGCAGGCCTTCCTTCGTGGCATCTTCTTCAGGAAACACCTCTACTACCCACTAA